The Paraphotobacterium marinum genome contains a region encoding:
- the ppc gene encoding phosphoenolpyruvate carboxylase, with the protein MNTTSKNLKSNINMLGRLLGNIIKKVHGEELLAKVEQIRLLSKSALSGNPKDKELLINTLQGLSTEEILPVSRAFSHFLNLTNIAEQFNTISKKSEMSICDLKGIDHLLNKLKNKAEDKDVKKALSNLKIDLVLTAHPTEITRRTIIHKLIEINDCLKQLELEEISEFQQNSLSCRLEELIAQTWHSDDIRKTRPTPIDEAKWGFAVIENSLWEAVPKFLRLLDNKLQKNFGYKLPANKSLINFSSWMGGDRDGNPFVTYDVTNKVLLMSQWKSSELFLGDLELLITELSMIKANEQLTHITNNSNEPYRYVLKKLKQKLLKSKKYLSLILDDEKVTEPINSQKLISQDELLEPLMSCYKSLVDCNMENIANGYLLDTIRRAHCFGINLLKLDIRQDSEKHLNAINEITSYLKIGSYEEWDEKKKIEFLIKEIDSERPLLPLKWNPSEETQEVLNTFKMLSSHDKNCFGAYVISMAKNASDILAVHLLLKEHSIKAYMPVCPLFETLDDLNNSFNIMQCLYNTTEYLSLISKEQMIMIGYSDSAKDAGVLASGWAQYKAMESLICLSNKNNIKLTLFHGRGGSIGRGGAPAHAALLSQPPQTLQNGLRVTEQGEMIRFKLGLPDVAINSLLLYTSAILEANILPPPSPDKKWRDIMESLSINSCNAYRDIVRHNSSFIDYFRKATPEIELGKLPLGSRPAKRKPNGGIESLRAIPWIFAWSQNRLLLPAWLGAGEAIKKSIDQGNTADLEEMCQKWPFFSTRLGMLEMVFVKANALISEYYEKTLVDDTLWSLGQSLREQLNEDIQTILQIENSQHLMSQNPIGVESIKLRNIYVEPLNMLQAELLKRTRNQSKPNSVLEEALMVTMTGIAAGLRNTG; encoded by the coding sequence ATGAACACTACATCAAAAAATTTAAAATCAAATATTAATATGCTTGGGCGATTGCTAGGTAACATTATAAAAAAAGTTCATGGGGAAGAGTTATTAGCCAAAGTAGAGCAAATTAGACTTTTATCAAAATCTGCGTTATCGGGTAATCCAAAAGATAAAGAACTTCTAATTAATACTTTACAAGGTCTTTCTACGGAAGAAATTTTACCTGTATCTAGGGCGTTTAGTCACTTTTTAAATTTAACAAATATTGCCGAACAATTTAACACGATATCAAAAAAATCGGAGATGTCGATTTGTGATTTGAAAGGTATTGATCACTTACTTAACAAGCTTAAGAATAAAGCTGAAGATAAAGATGTAAAAAAAGCTCTATCGAATCTAAAAATTGATTTAGTTCTTACAGCTCATCCTACTGAAATAACAAGAAGAACTATCATCCATAAATTAATTGAAATTAATGATTGTCTTAAACAATTAGAACTTGAGGAAATTTCTGAGTTTCAACAAAACTCTTTAAGTTGTAGACTAGAGGAGTTAATAGCTCAGACATGGCATTCTGATGACATAAGGAAAACAAGACCCACTCCAATTGATGAAGCTAAGTGGGGTTTTGCGGTAATTGAAAACTCGCTTTGGGAAGCTGTCCCCAAATTTTTAAGACTTCTTGATAATAAGTTACAAAAAAATTTCGGATATAAATTACCCGCAAATAAATCTTTAATAAACTTCTCTTCATGGATGGGAGGAGATAGAGATGGAAATCCATTTGTTACTTATGATGTGACAAATAAAGTTCTTTTAATGTCGCAATGGAAGTCTTCAGAATTATTTCTTGGTGATTTGGAGCTTTTGATAACAGAGCTATCGATGATAAAAGCAAACGAGCAGCTCACACACATCACAAACAACTCAAATGAACCCTACCGATATGTCCTCAAAAAATTAAAACAAAAACTTCTTAAATCTAAAAAATATTTAAGTCTAATTTTAGATGATGAAAAAGTGACTGAACCGATAAACTCTCAAAAATTAATCAGCCAAGATGAGTTACTAGAACCTCTAATGTCATGTTATAAATCACTTGTTGATTGTAATATGGAAAATATAGCCAATGGGTATTTACTTGATACCATAAGAAGAGCTCATTGCTTTGGGATTAATTTACTAAAGCTTGATATTCGCCAAGATAGCGAAAAACACTTGAATGCAATTAATGAAATAACTTCTTACTTAAAAATCGGCTCTTATGAAGAGTGGGATGAGAAAAAGAAAATAGAATTTTTAATTAAAGAAATAGATTCTGAAAGACCGTTACTGCCCTTAAAGTGGAATCCCTCAGAGGAAACTCAGGAAGTACTTAATACTTTTAAAATGTTATCATCTCATGATAAAAATTGCTTTGGTGCATACGTTATATCTATGGCAAAAAATGCTTCAGATATACTTGCTGTGCATCTTTTATTAAAGGAACATTCGATAAAAGCATATATGCCTGTCTGTCCTTTATTTGAAACATTAGATGATTTAAATAACTCATTTAATATAATGCAATGTTTGTATAATACAACTGAATATTTATCTTTGATCTCTAAAGAACAGATGATAATGATCGGATACTCTGATTCAGCTAAAGATGCAGGCGTTTTGGCCTCAGGCTGGGCACAATATAAAGCCATGGAGTCTCTTATTTGTTTGAGCAACAAAAATAACATTAAACTTACTTTATTTCACGGAAGAGGTGGCTCAATTGGTCGAGGAGGTGCTCCTGCTCATGCTGCTTTACTATCCCAGCCGCCCCAAACCTTGCAAAATGGCTTAAGGGTTACAGAGCAAGGAGAAATGATTCGCTTTAAGTTGGGTTTACCTGATGTTGCGATTAATAGTTTACTCTTGTATACAAGCGCTATCTTAGAGGCAAATATTTTACCACCTCCTTCTCCAGACAAGAAATGGAGAGACATTATGGAAAGTTTATCAATTAATTCGTGTAATGCTTACAGAGATATTGTAAGACATAACTCATCATTTATTGATTATTTTAGAAAGGCAACCCCCGAAATTGAGCTGGGGAAACTTCCTCTTGGCTCTCGTCCTGCAAAGCGCAAACCTAATGGTGGTATAGAGAGCCTCAGGGCAATCCCTTGGATATTTGCTTGGAGTCAAAATAGACTGCTCTTGCCTGCCTGGCTTGGTGCAGGAGAAGCTATTAAAAAATCTATAGACCAAGGAAATACAGCTGATTTAGAAGAAATGTGCCAAAAATGGCCTTTTTTTTCAACACGTTTAGGAATGCTTGAAATGGTTTTTGTTAAAGCAAATGCTCTTATTTCTGAGTATTATGAAAAAACATTAGTAGATGATACTCTGTGGAGTTTAGGTCAAAGTTTAAGAGAACAATTAAACGAAGATATACAAACTATTTTACAAATAGAAAACTCTCAGCATCTAATGTCTCAAAACCCTATTGGAGTCGAAAGTATAAAACTAAGAAATATATACGTAGAGCCACTTAATATGCTCCAAGCTGAATTGCTCAAAAGAACAAGAAATCAAAGCAAACCAAACTCTGTTTTAGAAGAGGCATTAATGGTTACCATGACAGGTATTGCTGCAGGCTTAAGAAATACAGGCTAA
- a CDS encoding PadR family transcriptional regulator: protein MSLPYVILTILKDNDSTGYDVTKKLSGTIGLFWSASHQQVYRELNKMLKMSWVNSSFFPQQGKPDKKIYSLTEMGVAELTKWVESPIKEQVMRDELSLKIYAAQKINNQNIKKQLHQDLKKDNRN from the coding sequence ATGTCACTTCCCTATGTTATTCTTACAATTCTTAAAGATAATGACTCTACAGGTTATGATGTTACTAAGAAGCTGTCTGGTACAATTGGCTTATTTTGGAGTGCTAGCCATCAACAAGTTTATAGAGAACTAAATAAAATGCTCAAAATGAGTTGGGTTAACTCATCATTTTTTCCACAACAAGGAAAGCCTGACAAAAAAATATACTCTTTAACTGAAATGGGTGTTGCCGAGTTAACAAAGTGGGTTGAATCCCCAATTAAAGAGCAAGTTATGCGAGATGAACTTTCATTGAAAATTTACGCAGCACAAAAAATTAATAATCAAAACATAAAAAAACAGCTTCACCAAGATCTTAAAAAAGACAACAGGAATTGA
- the metF gene encoding methylenetetrahydrofolate reductase, translating to MKYHYNNYLDSLNNNLLDISHKVDISFEFFPPKTEEMKTQLWESLNKLVPLNPSFVSVTYGANNGERANTHKIIEEIVRNTDLIVAPHLTCIDTSRNQLRDIAKNYWSLGIKHIVALRGDYENTNSIMMYAADLVQLLKEVADFDVTVAAYPEVHPEAKNAQADLVNLKKKIDMGASRAITQFFFDIDSYLRFRDRCVSIGIDAEIIPGILPISNYNQAYKFAKMTNVHIPKWIKKQFEGLEEDPLTRKLIGASVAIEMVKSLSKEGVNNFHFYTLNRSDLTFAICKVLGVIKAS from the coding sequence ATGAAATACCATTATAATAATTACTTAGATTCGTTGAACAATAATTTACTGGATATTTCTCATAAGGTTGATATATCTTTTGAGTTTTTTCCACCTAAAACGGAAGAAATGAAAACACAATTATGGGAGAGTCTGAATAAACTTGTACCATTAAATCCAAGTTTCGTCTCGGTAACTTATGGGGCAAATAATGGAGAAAGAGCAAATACTCACAAAATTATTGAAGAAATTGTTAGAAATACAGATTTAATAGTTGCTCCTCATTTAACGTGTATTGATACAAGTAGAAATCAACTCAGAGATATAGCAAAAAATTATTGGAGCTTAGGTATTAAACATATTGTGGCTTTAAGAGGAGATTATGAAAATACTAATAGTATAATGATGTATGCTGCCGATTTAGTACAGTTATTAAAAGAAGTTGCTGATTTTGATGTGACAGTTGCTGCATATCCAGAAGTGCACCCTGAAGCAAAAAATGCTCAGGCTGATTTGGTTAACTTGAAAAAAAAAATAGATATGGGTGCAAGTAGAGCGATTACCCAATTTTTCTTTGATATAGATTCATACTTAAGGTTTCGAGATCGCTGTGTATCGATAGGAATTGATGCAGAGATTATTCCTGGAATTTTACCTATTTCAAATTACAATCAAGCATATAAATTTGCAAAAATGACAAATGTTCATATACCTAAATGGATCAAAAAGCAGTTTGAGGGTTTAGAGGAAGATCCTTTAACAAGAAAGCTTATAGGAGCGAGTGTTGCTATAGAAATGGTAAAAAGCTTATCTAAGGAAGGAGTTAATAATTTTCACTTTTATACATTGAATAGATCTGATTTGACATTTGCTATCTGCAAGGTTCTTGGCGTCATAAAAGCCAGTTAG
- the metB gene encoding cystathionine gamma-synthase codes for MIDDRTNIEEIGLLEKSTVAVRSGIGSDNQYGSVIPPIFMSTNFIFSQLGEIPKYDYSRSGNPTVEQLESTLSQLENGFGAIVTNSGTSAINLVLSTTLDSNSLVLVSKDCYGGTHRLFEARQLKGDFNVRFVDTSNLDQVQYYLEQRPKLIFIETPSNPLLKITDIEKITSLAKSFDTKVVVDNTFLTPIYQTPLDLGADFVVHSLTKFINGHSDCLAGAVICKHKEDFESIKWWGNCIGSNTNSFDAFLTSRGLRTLSARLKIHEFNTKRILNFFLNQKVITKIYYPSLCSHDGHEIASRQQKGFGSIISCEFNLSSVQIEKFINSLQLFSLAESLGGAESLVCHPASMTHRAMENNALKNAGISKNLLRFSIGIEDYEDLLSDLNRAINLFK; via the coding sequence ATGATAGATGATAGAACTAATATAGAAGAGATAGGTTTATTAGAAAAGTCAACAGTAGCAGTTAGGAGTGGAATTGGAAGTGATAATCAATATGGCTCTGTAATTCCACCGATTTTTATGTCCACTAATTTTATTTTCTCTCAGTTAGGAGAAATACCCAAATATGATTATTCTCGATCTGGAAATCCAACGGTAGAGCAATTAGAGAGTACTTTATCTCAACTTGAAAATGGATTTGGGGCTATTGTTACCAACTCTGGAACTTCAGCAATCAATTTGGTTTTAAGCACAACTTTGGATTCGAACAGTTTAGTACTGGTTTCTAAAGATTGTTATGGAGGCACACACAGGCTTTTTGAAGCAAGACAATTGAAGGGTGATTTTAATGTTAGGTTTGTAGACACATCAAACTTAGATCAAGTTCAATATTACTTAGAACAAAGACCTAAACTGATATTTATTGAAACACCATCTAATCCTTTACTGAAAATTACTGATATAGAAAAAATCACTTCTCTAGCTAAATCTTTTGATACTAAAGTTGTAGTAGACAATACTTTCCTAACTCCAATTTATCAAACTCCATTAGATTTAGGAGCGGACTTTGTGGTCCACTCATTAACAAAGTTCATTAATGGACATTCTGATTGTTTGGCAGGAGCAGTGATCTGTAAACATAAAGAGGATTTTGAATCAATAAAGTGGTGGGGAAATTGTATTGGCTCTAATACCAACTCGTTTGATGCTTTCTTAACTAGTCGAGGATTAAGAACACTTTCAGCCAGGTTAAAAATACACGAGTTTAATACAAAAAGAATATTGAATTTTTTCCTCAATCAAAAAGTAATTACAAAAATTTACTATCCTAGTTTATGTAGTCATGACGGCCATGAAATAGCTAGTAGACAACAAAAAGGATTTGGCTCAATTATTTCCTGTGAATTTAATTTAAGTTCAGTTCAGATAGAAAAATTTATAAATAGCTTGCAATTGTTTTCTTTAGCAGAGTCACTTGGAGGAGCAGAAAGTTTAGTTTGCCATCCAGCTAGTATGACCCATAGAGCAATGGAAAACAATGCTCTAAAAAATGCTGGAATTTCAAAAAATTTATTGAGGTTTTCTATTGGTATTGAGGATTATGAAGATCTGTTAAGTGATTTGAATAGAGCAATTAATTTGTTCAAGTAA
- the metJ gene encoding met regulon transcriptional regulator MetJ: MKDWNGEFISPYAEYGKKTEQVKKITVSIPLKVLKILTDERTRRQVLNLRHATNSELLCEAFLHAFTGQPLPTDDDLNRNTPEDIPLLAKNKSEK; the protein is encoded by the coding sequence ATGAAAGATTGGAATGGTGAATTTATAAGTCCTTATGCTGAATATGGCAAAAAAACTGAACAAGTTAAAAAGATAACTGTCTCTATCCCACTAAAAGTACTAAAAATATTAACAGATGAACGAACTCGTAGACAAGTACTTAATCTAAGACATGCTACAAACAGTGAACTATTGTGCGAAGCTTTTTTACATGCGTTTACGGGACAGCCTTTACCAACTGATGATGATTTAAATAGAAATACTCCGGAAGATATTCCATTATTGGCAAAAAATAAGAGTGAAAAATAA
- the rpmE gene encoding 50S ribosomal protein L31 — translation MKQGIHPEYNDINAKCSCGNTFTFRSTLKKKDINLDVCDKCHPFYTGKQRNVDSGGRVDKFKKRFGALSSK, via the coding sequence ATGAAACAAGGTATTCATCCTGAATATAACGATATTAATGCTAAGTGTTCTTGTGGAAACACTTTTACATTTAGAAGCACACTTAAGAAAAAAGATATTAACTTAGATGTATGTGATAAATGTCATCCATTTTATACTGGTAAACAAAGAAATGTTGACTCAGGTGGTCGTGTGGATAAATTCAAAAAACGCTTTGGAGCTTTATCAAGTAAATAA
- a CDS encoding primosomal protein N' family DNA-binding protein, giving the protein MKIKNKVVNVALPIPLKQCFQYINCSEKNDIIGYSVSVPFGKRVLKGIVISEVNTPITKNLKTILEVIGSLPYYSQKEIDFFF; this is encoded by the coding sequence ATGAAAATCAAAAATAAAGTTGTGAATGTGGCGCTTCCTATCCCATTGAAACAATGCTTTCAATATATTAACTGTTCTGAAAAGAATGATATTATTGGATACTCAGTTTCTGTTCCTTTTGGGAAAAGAGTTCTCAAAGGTATCGTTATAAGTGAGGTTAATACCCCAATCACTAAAAATTTGAAAACAATTCTAGAAGTAATTGGGAGCCTTCCTTATTACTCACAAAAAGAAATTGATTTTTTTTTCTAA
- the priA gene encoding replication restart helicase PriA: protein MTNKVYHSNSKQFKKDFPIIKKLIDKNIIVYTKFEHKVEEIKKIDKADIINSTNKVYLNQEQKHAIDSIDHFNLFQVYLLYGITGSGKTEVFLNLIEKVLLNNKKIIYLVPEIGLIPQTKHRIQKRFNCPVYDYHSEIRVSEKKLIINECKTRKPLIIVGTRSTIFLSINDLGMIIIDEEHDSSYKQQDSFRYNARDIGILKAKIYNIPVVLGSATPSLESLNNVKQNKYKLLTLLKRASNLELPRITIYDIKNTFNKSGISDFLLNKIKIHINNNKQVLVFLNKKGFSDSLICNECGWISECERCEKFYTLYMNSKKLKCNYCLHEKPIDIQCLSCGSTQLHPLGFGTEQVQKYLEESFPNKKVIRLDGESTKDKSKFLNTLKDIENKNYDIIIGTQLITKGHHFKHVTLSALVNVDSALFSNDFRAIEKLNQQVIQVSGRAGRESFKSEVIIQTHFPEHSFFSIIKQQNYLDISKNLLKEREIYNLPPFSNHIIYRSKSINSDESYEYLMILKSFINKQNKNILTLGPSPASIRKKAGLYRWLLILQHDKKSELFKVINEVELFISRNNLKNKVKSSIDIDPLEST from the coding sequence ATGACAAATAAAGTTTATCACTCAAATTCAAAACAATTTAAAAAAGACTTTCCGATTATTAAAAAGTTAATTGATAAAAACATTATTGTGTATACAAAATTCGAACATAAAGTTGAAGAAATCAAAAAAATCGACAAAGCTGATATTATTAACTCAACAAATAAGGTTTACTTAAATCAGGAACAAAAACATGCTATTGATTCGATAGACCATTTTAATCTTTTTCAAGTATATTTACTTTATGGTATAACCGGTTCTGGTAAGACAGAAGTCTTCTTAAATTTAATAGAAAAAGTTCTTCTAAATAACAAAAAAATCATCTATTTAGTACCTGAAATTGGATTAATTCCACAAACAAAACATAGAATTCAAAAGAGATTCAACTGCCCAGTTTATGATTACCACTCTGAAATAAGAGTCTCTGAAAAAAAATTAATTATAAATGAATGTAAAACAAGAAAACCATTAATTATTGTAGGAACAAGATCCACAATTTTTCTTTCGATAAATGATTTAGGTATGATAATAATTGATGAAGAACATGATTCCTCATATAAACAACAAGATTCATTTCGTTACAATGCAAGAGATATAGGAATACTTAAAGCTAAAATTTACAATATTCCTGTTGTTTTAGGATCCGCAACACCATCATTAGAAAGTCTTAACAACGTCAAACAAAATAAATATAAATTATTAACTCTATTAAAAAGAGCATCAAACCTTGAGTTACCAAGGATAACGATTTATGACATTAAAAATACATTTAATAAATCTGGTATATCTGATTTTTTATTAAATAAAATTAAAATACACATCAATAACAATAAGCAAGTATTAGTATTTTTAAATAAAAAAGGATTTTCTGACTCGTTAATTTGTAACGAATGTGGATGGATCAGTGAGTGTGAAAGATGTGAAAAATTCTATACACTATATATGAACAGTAAAAAATTAAAGTGTAATTATTGCTTGCATGAAAAACCTATTGATATCCAATGCCTTTCCTGTGGCTCAACACAACTACATCCTTTGGGCTTTGGAACAGAGCAAGTACAAAAATATTTGGAAGAAAGCTTTCCAAACAAGAAAGTTATACGCCTGGATGGTGAAAGTACAAAAGATAAATCAAAATTTTTAAATACTCTAAAAGATATAGAAAATAAAAATTATGATATTATTATTGGAACTCAATTAATTACCAAGGGACATCACTTTAAACATGTTACTCTCTCTGCATTAGTGAATGTGGATTCAGCTCTTTTTAGTAATGATTTTCGTGCAATTGAAAAATTAAATCAGCAAGTAATACAGGTCTCTGGCAGGGCCGGAAGAGAGTCTTTTAAAAGCGAGGTTATAATACAAACACACTTTCCCGAACATTCTTTTTTTTCAATTATTAAACAACAAAATTATCTGGATATTTCAAAAAACTTACTAAAAGAAAGAGAGATATATAATCTACCACCATTTAGTAATCACATAATATATCGCTCAAAATCAATTAATAGCGATGAAAGTTATGAATATTTAATGATTTTAAAAAGTTTTATTAATAAACAAAATAAAAACATATTAACTTTAGGACCGTCCCCTGCTAGTATTAGAAAGAAGGCTGGATTATATCGATGGTTGCTAATTTTACAACATGATAAAAAGAGTGAACTTTTTAAAGTAATTAATGAAGTTGAGCTTTTTATTTCAAGGAATAATTTAAAAAATAAAGTTAAATCCTCTATAGATATTGACCCTCTTGAATCAACCTGA
- a CDS encoding SPOR domain-containing protein codes for MNKRKQTKKAYTINKKVFYVFLILLLMVIYIIGKSVFKDTKNKTSDVNSIKIKNTDIVNDNSNKVPSPPVSKFNYAQTLKNKVVDVQVDNKVVYDSRPYIIQCAAFKSKKQAEQLKAKIQSITQNVSIKQTTSKTTSTIWYKVLIGPYKGRRLAQNDAHLLSRNKIRGCLMIAQ; via the coding sequence ATGAATAAAAGAAAACAAACAAAAAAAGCATATACTATTAACAAAAAAGTTTTCTATGTTTTTTTAATTTTATTATTGATGGTAATTTATATAATTGGAAAGAGCGTTTTTAAAGACACTAAAAATAAAACATCTGATGTTAACTCAATTAAAATTAAAAATACAGACATTGTAAACGATAATTCTAATAAAGTTCCTTCTCCTCCAGTATCAAAGTTTAATTATGCCCAGACCTTAAAGAATAAAGTTGTTGATGTTCAAGTAGATAATAAAGTAGTATATGATTCAAGACCTTATATTATTCAATGTGCAGCTTTCAAAAGTAAAAAACAAGCAGAACAATTAAAAGCTAAAATTCAATCAATAACACAAAATGTATCTATAAAACAAACAACATCAAAAACAACATCTACAATTTGGTATAAAGTTTTAATTGGTCCCTATAAAGGAAGAAGGTTGGCACAAAATGATGCCCATCTACTCAGTCGTAATAAAATTCGTGGTTGTTTGATGATTGCACAATAA
- the hslV gene encoding ATP-dependent protease subunit HslV has product MTTIVSVRRNNQVVIAGDGQVSLGNTVMKGNAKKVRRLYNNKVIAGFAGGTADAFTLFERFERKLEMHQGHLLKSAVELAKDWRTDRMLRRLEALLAVADEECSLIITGNGDVLQPENDLIAIGSGGNYAQSAATALLENTELGASEIAKKSLKIAGDICVFTNQFHTVEEINY; this is encoded by the coding sequence ATGACAACAATTGTATCAGTTCGACGAAATAATCAAGTCGTAATAGCAGGTGATGGACAAGTTTCTCTTGGCAACACAGTAATGAAAGGAAATGCTAAAAAAGTACGAAGATTATACAACAACAAAGTTATTGCTGGTTTTGCCGGTGGTACAGCAGATGCCTTTACTTTATTTGAGCGATTTGAACGTAAATTGGAGATGCATCAAGGTCATCTTCTAAAATCAGCTGTCGAATTAGCTAAAGATTGGAGAACAGATCGAATGCTAAGAAGGCTAGAGGCTCTCTTGGCAGTAGCAGATGAAGAATGTTCTTTAATTATTACTGGGAATGGGGATGTTTTACAACCAGAAAATGATTTAATAGCTATTGGATCCGGAGGAAATTATGCACAATCTGCAGCAACAGCTCTCCTTGAAAATACTGAATTAGGTGCAAGTGAAATTGCAAAAAAATCATTAAAAATAGCTGGTGATATTTGTGTTTTTACCAACCAGTTTCATACTGTTGAAGAAATTAATTATTAA
- the hslU gene encoding HslU--HslV peptidase ATPase subunit: MSEMTPREIVHELNRHIIGQDKAKRAVAIALRNRWRRMQLNEDLRQEVTPKNILMIGPTGVGKTEIARRLAKLANAPFIKVEATKFTEVGYVGKEVETIIRDLTDVSVKITHQEATKKVRHRAEDIAEEKILDALIPPAKDDWSKKESSDDSSKARQVFRKKLREGQLDDKEIEIDIAAPQMGVEIMSPPGMEEMTNQLQGMFQNLAGNTSKKKKLKIKDALKLKTEEEAAKLINQEELKESAIQSVENNGIVFIDEIDKICKRGDSSGPDVSREGVQRDLLPLVEGSTVSTKHGMVKTDHILFIASGAFQVAKPSDLIPELQGRLPIRVELEALSSNDFKRILTEPKASLTAQAKALMKTENLEINFTEDGIQKLAESAWQVNEKTENIGARRLHTVMERVLDELSYNATEKSGESIQIDEKFVEAQLNDLVADEDLSRFIL, encoded by the coding sequence ATGTCTGAAATGACTCCAAGAGAGATTGTTCACGAATTAAATCGCCACATTATTGGACAAGATAAAGCAAAAAGAGCCGTGGCAATAGCCTTACGTAATAGATGGAGAAGGATGCAGCTAAATGAAGATTTAAGACAAGAAGTTACCCCTAAAAATATTTTAATGATAGGGCCTACTGGTGTAGGAAAAACAGAAATAGCTCGCAGATTAGCTAAATTAGCAAATGCACCATTCATAAAAGTTGAGGCTACAAAATTTACTGAAGTCGGTTATGTAGGTAAAGAGGTTGAAACTATTATCAGAGATCTTACTGATGTATCAGTAAAAATCACTCATCAAGAAGCAACTAAAAAAGTTAGGCATCGTGCGGAAGATATCGCAGAAGAGAAAATACTTGATGCCCTTATCCCACCAGCAAAGGATGACTGGTCCAAGAAAGAAAGTTCAGATGATAGTTCAAAAGCAAGACAAGTTTTTAGAAAAAAACTTCGTGAAGGTCAGCTTGATGATAAAGAGATCGAAATCGATATTGCTGCGCCTCAAATGGGTGTTGAAATTATGTCACCTCCAGGTATGGAAGAGATGACAAACCAACTTCAAGGTATGTTTCAAAATTTAGCTGGTAATACTTCCAAAAAAAAGAAATTAAAAATAAAAGATGCATTAAAACTAAAAACTGAAGAAGAAGCTGCCAAATTAATCAATCAAGAAGAACTCAAAGAGTCTGCCATTCAGTCAGTTGAAAACAATGGAATAGTATTTATTGATGAAATAGATAAAATTTGTAAAAGAGGAGATTCCTCCGGACCCGATGTTTCCAGAGAAGGAGTACAAAGAGACTTGTTGCCTTTAGTTGAAGGAAGTACTGTATCCACTAAACACGGTATGGTTAAAACAGATCATATTTTATTCATTGCCTCTGGAGCATTCCAAGTAGCAAAACCGTCTGATTTAATCCCTGAGCTTCAAGGAAGGTTACCAATAAGGGTTGAGCTTGAAGCTCTTTCAAGTAATGACTTTAAAAGAATACTAACAGAGCCGAAAGCATCATTAACAGCTCAGGCAAAGGCGTTGATGAAAACTGAGAATCTTGAAATTAACTTTACAGAAGACGGTATTCAGAAATTAGCTGAATCAGCTTGGCAAGTAAATGAAAAAACAGAAAATATTGGAGCAAGAAGACTACATACAGTTATGGAAAGAGTTCTTGATGAATTATCCTATAATGCAACTGAAAAGTCTGGAGAATCTATTCAAATAGATGAGAAATTTGTAGAAGCACAACTGAATGATTTAGTTGCTGATGAAGATCTAAGTCGTTTTATTCTTTAA
- the rraA gene encoding ribonuclease E activity regulator RraA has product MEYNTSEICDIYLDQVDVVEPIFNSYGGRDSFAGIITTVKCFEDNQVLYNVLNEDGSGRVLLIDAGGSLRKAILDIDLVELASDNQWEGIVVYGCVRNVDEIQHLNIGIQALTSIPVLADNQGTGEIDVPVNFGGVTFLPEDYLYADNTGIILSPEALDLE; this is encoded by the coding sequence ATGGAATATAATACTTCTGAAATATGTGATATTTATTTGGATCAGGTCGATGTAGTTGAGCCTATTTTTAATAGTTACGGCGGAAGAGACTCATTCGCTGGTATTATAACTACTGTTAAGTGTTTCGAAGATAATCAGGTACTCTATAACGTCTTAAATGAAGATGGAAGTGGCCGTGTGCTTTTAATTGATGCAGGTGGTTCACTAAGAAAAGCTATTCTTGATATTGATCTAGTCGAATTAGCATCCGATAATCAATGGGAAGGAATTGTAGTTTATGGCTGCGTTAGAAATGTTGATGAAATTCAACACTTAAATATCGGAATCCAAGCGTTAACTTCAATACCAGTTCTTGCAGATAATCAAGGCACTGGTGAAATTGATGTGCCTGTAAATTTTGGTGGAGTCACTTTTCTACCTGAGGATTATTTATATGCCGATAATACTGGAATAATTCTTTCTCCTGAAGCATTAGATCTTGAGTAA